TCACTCACAGCTTTAAACTCCAGGCTCTTTTTATCTGTTCTGTTTTTATCCTTTTGGGAAAGGGTCTTCATAAAAGAAATATCTTTGGTAATAGTAATTATCTTTTTAATAAGAGAGGAATTGAGTGGTAATGAATGTAAATATCTGGCCACTACATCTGATCCCCGTTTTTCATCACCAGCAAAAAACTTATAATCACCAATATCATGAAGCAGGGCAGCCATTTCCACAATAAAAGGATCTGCTCCTTCTTCTTTTGCTATCTTTAAAGCTATCATTCTCACTCTATAGGTATGCCACCAATCATGACCGGTAGCTTCTCGCTGAAAAAAATCCTGTACATATTTTTCTGTTTTTTCTATTATCTGATTAGAACTTAATATCATCTTTCATCTTACCTAATGCGATATACTATAATTATCTTTTTTATGGTTTAACTATCTTTAGTTGGCCAAAGATTACATTAGCTTCGATATCTAGATATGGCTTATCGGATTGAATATTCCCCAGTCTATATTCTGTTGAACCGATAATACTTACAGATTGGTCTGGTAATTGTAGGCTACCAAATACTGAACTAGCATGAACTGCCGATGGTATTTTCGGATTAAGTATTAAACTGCCTGAGCCAAAAATAACATTAAGCTTAATTTTTTGATGTGATGCTGGTAATTTTAAATCATTAAGGTCCATTATGCCTTCAGCAAAGATGATATTTTTTTCCCTGAAAGGTTCACTTAAGTCTATTTTCTTCCGGTCAAAGATGACTTCATGGCTTCCCCCAAATTGTCCAAATAAAATAATAATGCCTAAAATCACCAGGGCAATGCCGGGAAACAGGCGAAAAAAATTCACCTTTATTCCCAGAACATTAGCTAACAATAATGCTAAACCTACTATTAAAAGAATAATACCGCTTATTATACTTCCTGTTATTCTCATTTGGTATTCCTTTCTTTTTAGATAACTTTTAATTATTACAACTGTAATACAATAATTTTATTATATTAGCAGAGCAAAGACAACTGAATTATTTATGCCAGAGAACACAGAAAAAACCTCCACGTTTATAGCGGGAAAATTCCTCTTCTTTGAATAGACTAATTTCTGATTCTGTCAAATCAGGCGGTATAAAAAGACATTCCCTAACATCTACTAGGGATTCATGTTTAATCTTAATTATCTCTTCAGGAGTTCTGAAACGGGCATACTGAAATACCTTTACTTTGTTCTGATATTCTACTTCCTGGTATAATTGTCCCCAGACACTATCTTTATTGATACTACCTACCAGAATGAGACCTCCTCTCTTGCAAACTCGAAACATTTCTAAAACCATCCTGGGGTAATCAGAAATAAACTCAATGGTAGCCATCGATAAAACTCCATCAAAGGTATTATCCAGAAATTCTAAATTCAGACAATCCATTTCCTTAAATTCAATCTTTGCTTTTTTCTGTTCGGCTTTTTTACGTGCTTTAGCTAACATCTCCCGGGAAGTATCAACTCCTATAACAAATGTGCCTAACTGTGCTAGTTTTATGCTGAAATTGCCGGTTCCACAACCGACATCCAGAATATGCATGCCAGGTTTTACTTTAAAGAGGCTGAAAGCGCATTCTGTCTCTACATTGTCGATATGTTCTCCCATTTTAGTTTCATACCATTTATCATAATTTTCTGCTTCTAAATCAAATATTGCCAATTACTCTTCTCCTTTCAGGATAAATTTAATAAGATATGCCTTTTAATGCGATTAAATTGGCTTGAAGTCACAATTTCTCTTTCTCTTGGTTTTGGCAGGCGGATAGGAACTTCTTCTCTTATTCTCGCTGGACGTTCAGTAAGAACATAAATACGGTCTGAAAGATAAATTGCCTCTTCGATATCATGGGTCACAAATAACACAGAGGCTTTGAGTCTATCTGCTACCTGTAATAGCCAAGATTGCATCTTAGAACGCGTTATGGCATCCAAACCGGCAAATGGTTCATCCAATAATACTATATCTTTTGAAAACATATAGGTTCTTAACAGTGCTGCTCTCTGTCTCATACCCCCTGAAAGCTGAAAGGGATATTTATATTCAAAACCTTCTAAACCGAATAGTTTGAGATAAGGGACTACCTTATTTCTGGCTTCCCTGACCGTTTCTCCT
This portion of the Atribacterota bacterium genome encodes:
- a CDS encoding class I SAM-dependent methyltransferase; protein product: MAIFDLEAENYDKWYETKMGEHIDNVETECAFSLFKVKPGMHILDVGCGTGNFSIKLAQLGTFVIGVDTSREMLAKARKKAEQKKAKIEFKEMDCLNLEFLDNTFDGVLSMATIEFISDYPRMVLEMFRVCKRGGLILVGSINKDSVWGQLYQEVEYQNKVKVFQYARFRTPEEIIKIKHESLVDVRECLFIPPDLTESEISLFKEEEFSRYKRGGFFCVLWHK
- a CDS encoding ABC transporter ATP-binding protein encodes the protein MPIIEDVSFYLSKNEFVTLIGPSGCGKSTIFNMIAGIVPIDEGKVYIDGRDCTGEIGHVSYMYQKDLLLPWKKVIDNTILPLIIKGETVREARNKVVPYLKLFGLEGFEYKYPFQLSGGMRQRAALLRTYMFSKDIVLLDEPFAGLDAITRSKMQSWLLQVADRLKASVLFVTHDIEEAIYLSDRIYVLTERPARIREEVPIRLPKPREREIVTSSQFNRIKRHILLNLS
- a CDS encoding HD domain-containing protein, producing the protein MILSSNQIIEKTEKYVQDFFQREATGHDWWHTYRVRMIALKIAKEEGADPFIVEMAALLHDIGDYKFFAGDEKRGSDVVARYLHSLPLNSSLIKKIITITKDISFMKTLSQKDKNRTDKKSLEFKAVSDADKLDAMGAIGIARAFTYGGYYHRPIYDPRIPPNLNISREEYKNTEGPSINHFYEKLLKLKDLMYTAYGKKLAQGRHDFLKKYLYRFYQEWRGEK